Proteins from a single region of Streptomyces sp. Tu 3180:
- the ccrA gene encoding crotonyl-CoA carboxylase/reductase — protein MTATQDLYELGDAPEIGTVPKKMYASLIRRERYGQPVDAFRTEVVDVPPVGRGQVLVKVMAAGVNYNNVWAALGSPLDVIAARQKAGATEDFHIGGSDLSGIVWAVGEDVRGVKLGDEVVVLASRWDEAAEDIRLGADPAFSTTQRVWGYEENYGSFAQFAVVDDYMLHPKPARLSWAEASCYMATAATAYRQLFGWEPHTVRPGDPVLIWGGAGGLGCIAIQLVRHVGGIPVAVVSSEERGEFCLKLGAEGWIDRREFDHWGRMPDTSDDEAMRRWLTGARAFGRRFWEVLGERRNPRVVLEHSGADTIPTSMYLCDNGGMVVICGGTTGYNGDVDLRFLWMRQKRLQGSHVASAREAREVTRLIDQGFVDPCLSRTFSFDEIGLAHQLIHDNRHPAGNMAVLVNARA, from the coding sequence GTGACCGCGACCCAGGACCTCTACGAGCTCGGCGACGCGCCCGAGATCGGCACCGTCCCCAAGAAGATGTACGCCTCGCTCATCCGCCGCGAGCGCTACGGACAGCCCGTCGACGCCTTCCGCACCGAGGTCGTCGACGTGCCGCCCGTCGGCCGCGGGCAGGTCCTCGTGAAGGTGATGGCGGCCGGCGTCAACTACAACAACGTGTGGGCGGCGCTGGGTTCGCCGCTCGACGTGATCGCCGCCCGCCAGAAGGCGGGCGCCACCGAGGACTTCCACATCGGCGGCTCCGACCTGTCCGGGATCGTGTGGGCGGTCGGCGAGGACGTGCGCGGGGTGAAGCTCGGCGACGAGGTCGTCGTCCTCGCCAGCCGCTGGGACGAGGCGGCCGAGGACATCCGCCTCGGCGCCGACCCCGCCTTCTCCACCACCCAGCGGGTGTGGGGGTACGAGGAGAACTACGGCTCCTTCGCGCAGTTCGCCGTCGTCGACGACTACATGCTCCACCCGAAGCCGGCCCGGCTGTCCTGGGCCGAGGCGTCCTGCTACATGGCGACCGCCGCCACCGCCTACCGGCAGCTCTTCGGCTGGGAGCCGCACACGGTGCGCCCCGGCGACCCGGTGCTGATCTGGGGCGGCGCCGGCGGACTGGGCTGCATCGCCATCCAGCTCGTCCGGCACGTCGGCGGCATCCCGGTGGCGGTCGTCTCCAGCGAGGAACGCGGCGAGTTCTGCCTCAAGCTCGGCGCCGAGGGCTGGATCGACCGGCGCGAGTTCGACCACTGGGGACGCATGCCGGACACGTCCGACGACGAGGCGATGCGCCGCTGGCTGACCGGCGCCCGCGCCTTCGGGCGGCGCTTCTGGGAGGTGCTCGGCGAGCGCCGCAACCCGCGCGTCGTCCTGGAGCACTCGGGCGCGGACACCATCCCGACCTCGATGTACCTGTGCGACAACGGCGGCATGGTCGTCATCTGCGGCGGCACCACGGGGTACAACGGCGACGTGGACCTGCGCTTCCTGTGGATGCGGCAGAAGCGACTGCAGGGCTCGCACGTCGCCTCCGCCCGCGAGGCGCGGGAGGTGACCCGGCTGATCGACCAGGGGTTCGTCGACCCGTGCCTGTCGCGGACCTTCTCCTTCGACGAGATCGGCCTGGCCCACCAGCTCATCCACGACAACCGCCACCCGGCGGGCAACATGGCGGTGCTGGTCAACGCGCGGGCGTGA
- a CDS encoding type I polyketide synthase has product MHDTTEPQDEQAPAVAVIGMAGRFPGADDLDAFWDNLAAGREAMRPITDEEFLAAGGDPRDLDDPSLVRVAAVVEGADRFDADFFGYSPAEAAVVDPQQRLLLETAYHALEDAGCLGGDRTAGTFGVYAGSGDSRYYPAHVYPRHAGRPGSVELVHAATANSLGTLATRVSYELGLTGPSVSLQTACSTALVAVHTACQDLLDHRCDTALAAAVSLNPSAMLGYRHVPDGPFSPDGHCRAFSADAAGTSSGDGVGAVVLKRLEDALADGDRVRAVIRGSAVNNDGRRKVGFSAPSAAGQTEVVLAAQAQAEVDAGTIGLIEAHGTATKLGDPIEVSALTEAFRQSTERTGFCALGSVKTNIGHLGAAAGIAGLIKAVLALEHRQIPPSLHFDRPNPLIDFASGPFRVPTALEDWPEGDHPRRAAVSAFGIGGTNAHVVLEEAPPAAPAAPRPAREDRRLVLPLSARTAGALRGQAEALARHLERRPELRLDDVAHTLRTDRPALRHRLTVTAASREEALDALRVAAPATPPTGDEPARVAFLLPGGGTQYAGMGAGLYRDHAVYRDTVDECARILRPALGTDLRTALFEQQQPGDTAAFLGLVVTEYALARTLMEAGVRPDALIGHSLGEYTAACLAGVIDLEDMLPLVTERIRLIASAGGATVGVAAPAQDVTPLLDEELSLAAVNGPGACTVAGHLDAVERLEAELTRRGVPFRRLRIPVAAHSHVLDPVLGTFEGHLRTVTLRPPRIPYVTNVTGSWVTDAQATSVRHWIDHTRRTVRFADGIAALWERLRPVLVEIGPGDTLTKLAAARLADEAPVTVTTMRHAKAEASDGFVLAEALGRLWSAGVDTALPPVPGTPRRVPLPGYAFERQRHWIDAPGARTDPAAPDAPAAADRGSALAPRPRLTTRLVPPRTDREQAVARLWEETLGIGGIGVHDNFFDLGGDSMRAVLLAGRLRQAGVLDVPAAKLLAAPTVAGVLEAAEEETARTPGAAALGPLLPLRAEGTATPLFCVHPGAGVSWRYTGLLPHLGGDQPVYGIQAAGLDGTRPPAPDAGAMVTAYLDLVRQVQPHGPYRLLGWSYGGFVAHAMACALQERGERVELLAMLDAPQPHGTAHDPGAAERQVAALLSRVAGLPPGAGAPDVDAVLDRIGARVADDPAASPVTREEAAAIAAVMRNNLRIAPQFTPGLFRGDVLFFSADEEPATDFPADLAVLAGKADAWRPHVDGTLHDHRVPCGHYEMTEPEPIARIGAAVAKALRALGG; this is encoded by the coding sequence ATGCATGACACCACCGAGCCGCAGGACGAGCAGGCACCCGCCGTCGCCGTGATCGGCATGGCGGGCCGCTTCCCCGGCGCCGACGACCTGGACGCCTTCTGGGACAACCTGGCGGCCGGCCGGGAGGCGATGCGGCCGATCACCGACGAGGAGTTCCTCGCCGCGGGCGGGGACCCGCGCGACCTCGACGACCCCTCGCTGGTCCGCGTGGCCGCGGTCGTGGAGGGGGCGGACCGCTTCGACGCGGACTTCTTCGGGTACAGCCCCGCCGAGGCCGCCGTCGTGGACCCGCAGCAGCGGCTGCTGCTGGAGACCGCGTACCACGCCCTGGAGGACGCCGGCTGCCTGGGCGGCGACCGCACGGCCGGGACGTTCGGCGTGTACGCGGGCAGCGGCGACAGCCGCTACTACCCCGCCCACGTGTACCCGCGCCACGCCGGGCGGCCCGGCTCGGTCGAGCTCGTCCACGCGGCCACCGCCAACTCCCTCGGCACGCTCGCCACCCGCGTCTCCTACGAACTGGGCCTCACCGGCCCCAGCGTGTCCCTGCAGACCGCCTGCTCCACCGCCCTCGTCGCCGTGCACACCGCCTGCCAGGACCTGCTCGACCACCGGTGCGACACCGCGCTCGCCGCCGCGGTCTCCCTCAACCCCTCGGCGATGCTGGGCTACCGGCACGTGCCCGACGGGCCCTTCTCGCCCGACGGCCACTGCCGGGCCTTCTCGGCGGACGCCGCCGGCACCTCCTCCGGGGACGGCGTGGGAGCCGTGGTGCTCAAGCGCCTGGAGGACGCCCTCGCGGACGGCGACCGCGTCCGCGCCGTCATCCGCGGCAGCGCCGTCAACAACGACGGGCGCCGCAAGGTCGGTTTCAGCGCGCCCAGCGCCGCCGGGCAGACCGAGGTCGTCCTCGCGGCGCAGGCCCAGGCGGAGGTCGACGCCGGCACCATCGGACTGATCGAGGCGCACGGCACCGCCACCAAGCTCGGCGACCCCATCGAGGTGTCCGCGCTCACCGAGGCGTTCCGGCAGAGCACGGAGCGGACCGGCTTCTGCGCCCTCGGCTCGGTGAAGACCAACATCGGCCACCTGGGGGCGGCCGCCGGCATCGCGGGGCTCATCAAGGCCGTCCTGGCCCTGGAGCACCGGCAGATCCCGCCGAGCCTGCACTTCGACCGGCCCAACCCGCTCATCGACTTCGCCTCCGGTCCGTTCCGGGTGCCCACCGCCCTGGAGGACTGGCCCGAGGGCGACCACCCGCGCCGGGCCGCCGTCAGCGCCTTCGGCATCGGGGGCACCAACGCCCACGTCGTCCTGGAGGAGGCACCGCCCGCCGCCCCCGCCGCGCCCCGCCCGGCCCGGGAGGACCGGCGCCTGGTGCTGCCGCTGTCCGCGCGCACGGCCGGCGCGCTGCGCGGCCAGGCCGAGGCCCTCGCCCGCCACCTGGAGCGGCGGCCGGAACTGCGCCTGGACGACGTCGCGCACACCCTGCGCACGGACCGGCCCGCGCTGCGCCACCGCCTCACCGTGACCGCGGCCTCCCGCGAGGAGGCGCTGGACGCCCTGCGCGTCGCCGCCCCCGCCACACCGCCGACCGGGGACGAGCCCGCCCGGGTGGCGTTCCTGCTGCCGGGCGGCGGCACCCAGTACGCCGGCATGGGCGCCGGGCTCTACCGGGACCACGCGGTCTACCGGGACACCGTCGACGAGTGCGCCCGCATCCTGCGGCCCGCGCTCGGCACCGACCTGCGCACGGCGCTCTTCGAGCAGCAGCAGCCCGGCGACACGGCCGCGTTCCTCGGACTGGTGGTGACCGAGTACGCCCTGGCCCGCACGCTGATGGAGGCGGGCGTGCGCCCGGACGCGCTCATCGGCCATTCGCTCGGCGAGTACACGGCGGCCTGCCTGGCCGGCGTCATCGACCTGGAGGACATGCTGCCCCTGGTCACCGAACGCATCCGGCTGATCGCCTCCGCCGGCGGCGCCACCGTCGGCGTGGCCGCCCCCGCACAGGACGTGACGCCGCTGCTCGACGAGGAGCTGTCGCTGGCCGCGGTCAACGGCCCCGGCGCCTGCACCGTCGCCGGACACCTCGACGCGGTCGAGCGCCTGGAGGCCGAACTCACCCGCCGCGGCGTCCCGTTCCGCCGGCTGCGCATCCCCGTCGCCGCGCACTCCCACGTCCTGGACCCGGTCCTCGGGACCTTCGAGGGCCATCTGCGCACGGTGACGCTGCGCCCGCCGCGCATCCCGTACGTCACCAACGTCACCGGCAGCTGGGTCACCGACGCGCAGGCCACCTCCGTACGGCACTGGATCGACCACACCCGCAGGACCGTGCGGTTCGCCGACGGCATCGCCGCCCTGTGGGAGCGGCTGCGCCCCGTCCTCGTGGAGATCGGACCGGGGGACACGCTCACCAAGCTGGCCGCCGCCCGGCTCGCCGACGAGGCGCCGGTGACGGTGACCACCATGCGGCACGCCAAGGCCGAGGCGTCCGACGGCTTCGTCCTCGCCGAGGCCCTGGGCCGGCTGTGGAGCGCGGGCGTGGACACCGCCCTCCCGCCGGTGCCGGGCACCCCGCGGCGGGTCCCGCTGCCGGGGTACGCCTTCGAGCGGCAGCGCCACTGGATCGACGCACCCGGCGCCCGCACGGACCCCGCCGCGCCGGACGCCCCGGCCGCGGCGGACCGGGGCAGCGCCCTGGCCCCGCGGCCCCGGCTGACCACGCGGCTCGTGCCGCCGCGCACCGACCGCGAACAGGCGGTGGCCCGGCTGTGGGAGGAGACCCTGGGCATCGGCGGCATCGGTGTCCACGACAACTTCTTCGACCTCGGCGGCGACTCGATGCGCGCCGTGCTGCTGGCCGGCCGGCTGCGCCAGGCCGGCGTCCTCGACGTACCGGCCGCGAAGCTGCTGGCCGCGCCCACGGTGGCCGGGGTCCTCGAAGCGGCCGAGGAGGAGACCGCACGGACACCGGGCGCCGCCGCGCTGGGCCCGCTGCTGCCGCTGCGCGCCGAGGGCACCGCCACGCCCCTGTTCTGCGTCCATCCCGGGGCGGGCGTGTCCTGGCGCTACACGGGACTGCTGCCCCACCTGGGCGGCGACCAGCCCGTCTACGGCATCCAGGCCGCCGGTCTGGACGGCACCCGGCCGCCCGCGCCGGACGCCGGCGCCATGGTCACCGCGTACCTGGACCTGGTGCGGCAGGTGCAGCCGCACGGGCCGTACCGGCTGCTGGGCTGGTCGTACGGCGGATTCGTGGCGCACGCCATGGCCTGCGCGCTCCAGGAGCGCGGCGAGCGGGTCGAACTGCTCGCCATGCTCGACGCCCCGCAGCCGCACGGCACCGCCCACGACCCCGGCGCGGCCGAACGCCAGGTCGCGGCCCTGCTGTCGCGGGTCGCCGGGCTGCCGCCCGGGGCCGGGGCGCCGGACGTGGACGCGGTCCTCGACCGCATCGGCGCCCGGGTCGCCGACGACCCGGCCGCGTCACCGGTGACCCGCGAGGAGGCGGCCGCCATCGCGGCCGTGATGCGCAACAACCTGCGCATCGCACCGCAGTTCACCCCGGGCCTCTTCCGCGGTGACGTGCTGTTCTTCAGCGCGGACGAGGAGCCGGCCACGGACTTCCCGGCCGACCTGGCGGTGCTGGCCGGCAAGGCCGACGCCTGGCGGCCCCACGTGGACGGCACCCTGCACGACCACCGAGTCCCTTGCGGCCACTACGAGATGACCGAGCCCGAACCGATCGCCCGCATCGGCGCGGCGGTCGCCAAGGCGCTGCGCGCGCTCGGCGGATGA
- the paaA gene encoding 1,2-phenylacetyl-CoA epoxidase subunit PaaA translates to MLARFDAFVGGGGTVEPRDWMPDGYRRMLIRQIAQHAHSEIIGMQPEGAWLTRAPSLHRKSVLIAKVQDEAGHGLYLYSAAETLGVDRADLLDALHRGQQRASATFNHPALTWADTGAVAWLTDGAAVINQAPLCRTSYGPYARAMRRVCQEEAFHVRQGYDLMRALCEGTPEQKAMAQDAVNRWWLPAVALMFGPPDTEAGGADARTAAPGAAVSRRARAWGIKRHTNDELRQRFVDQCVPQAERLGLTLPDPAIRWNEERGHYDFTPVDWDVYRKALGDDTHWARQRIAHRRAAHEDGAWVREAAAAYAAREDTAPGEAA, encoded by the coding sequence CTGCTCGCGCGCTTCGACGCGTTCGTCGGCGGGGGCGGGACGGTCGAACCGCGCGACTGGATGCCCGACGGGTACCGCCGCATGCTGATCCGCCAGATCGCCCAGCACGCCCACTCCGAGATCATCGGCATGCAGCCGGAGGGCGCCTGGCTCACCCGGGCCCCGTCCCTGCACCGCAAGTCGGTGCTCATCGCCAAGGTCCAGGACGAGGCGGGCCACGGCCTGTACCTGTACTCGGCGGCCGAGACGCTGGGCGTGGACCGCGCGGACCTGCTGGACGCCCTGCACCGGGGACAGCAGCGCGCCTCGGCCACCTTCAACCATCCCGCGCTGACCTGGGCGGACACGGGAGCCGTCGCGTGGCTGACGGACGGCGCCGCCGTCATCAACCAGGCGCCCCTGTGCCGCACCTCCTACGGGCCGTACGCCCGCGCGATGCGCCGCGTCTGCCAGGAGGAGGCCTTCCACGTGCGGCAGGGCTACGACCTGATGCGCGCGCTGTGCGAGGGGACACCGGAACAGAAGGCGATGGCGCAGGACGCGGTGAACCGCTGGTGGCTGCCGGCCGTGGCGCTCATGTTCGGCCCGCCGGACACCGAGGCGGGCGGTGCCGACGCGCGGACCGCCGCGCCGGGCGCCGCGGTCTCCCGCCGCGCGCGGGCCTGGGGGATCAAGCGCCACACCAACGACGAGCTGCGCCAGCGCTTCGTCGACCAGTGCGTGCCGCAGGCCGAACGCCTCGGCCTGACGCTGCCCGACCCGGCCATCCGCTGGAACGAGGAACGCGGCCACTACGACTTCACCCCGGTCGACTGGGACGTGTACCGCAAGGCGCTGGGCGACGACACGCACTGGGCGCGGCAGCGGATCGCGCACCGCCGGGCCGCCCACGAGGACGGCGCCTGGGTCCGGGAGGCGGCCGCCGCGTACGCGGCCCGTGAGGACACGGCTCCGGGGGAGGCCGCGTGA
- a CDS encoding AMP-binding protein, which yields MWLTQLLERNRQCYPGRTALVDEQRAVTWAEFHDRTVELARGLAELGIERGDRVAVLSKDRIEVMESYFALARLGALFVPLNHSLAVPEVAGIVERVGAVAVLGESDLLDRHPELPASVRIRMAFDKPAFGALGAASPERELPHVPDTDPIAVLHTSATTGQAKGVTVDSGSFRAIALGWLVMARPTDDIVLVNCCPLYHGSMVVSLTYMAAGATVVLMPGFTPQRALSAVERHRATHLWTVPQMLRFMLQAKGSHRTDLSSLREVLYGAAPMPLDVYAEAVRRLGCGFRQVYGMTEVGGPFVTLGPDEHPAPGDVTARIPCGRVVPGMSARAVDEGGRELPHGGIGEIVVRGPGVMQGYWNDPEATREITLDGWIRTGDLGFVDDEGRIHLVDRTKDVIIRAGQNVYPSEIERALLTHPAVRDAAVVGMPDEDYGEVPLAYVVVEAGTDTGAAELLGHVAGLLAPYKRPRRVEFIEQVPRNPAGKIVKKLLRA from the coding sequence ATGTGGCTGACCCAGCTGCTGGAGCGCAACCGCCAGTGCTATCCCGGCCGGACCGCGCTGGTGGACGAGCAACGCGCCGTGACCTGGGCCGAGTTCCACGACCGTACGGTCGAACTGGCGCGGGGGCTGGCGGAGCTGGGCATCGAGCGGGGCGACCGGGTCGCCGTGCTCTCCAAGGACCGCATCGAGGTCATGGAGAGCTACTTCGCGCTCGCCCGGCTCGGCGCGCTGTTCGTGCCGCTGAACCACAGCCTGGCCGTGCCCGAGGTCGCCGGCATCGTCGAACGCGTCGGGGCGGTGGCCGTCCTCGGTGAGTCGGACCTGCTGGACCGGCACCCCGAGCTGCCGGCCTCGGTGCGGATCCGGATGGCCTTCGACAAGCCCGCGTTCGGGGCACTGGGCGCCGCGTCCCCCGAGCGGGAGCTGCCCCATGTGCCCGACACCGACCCGATCGCCGTGCTGCACACCTCGGCGACCACCGGGCAGGCCAAGGGCGTCACCGTCGACAGCGGGTCGTTCCGGGCCATCGCCCTCGGCTGGCTGGTCATGGCGCGGCCCACCGACGACATCGTCCTGGTCAACTGCTGCCCGCTGTACCACGGCAGCATGGTGGTGTCGCTGACCTACATGGCGGCCGGCGCCACCGTGGTGCTGATGCCGGGATTCACCCCGCAGCGGGCGCTCTCCGCGGTGGAGCGGCACCGCGCCACGCACCTGTGGACGGTGCCGCAGATGCTGCGGTTCATGCTGCAGGCCAAGGGCTCGCACCGCACCGACCTGTCCTCGCTGCGGGAGGTCCTGTACGGCGCCGCCCCGATGCCGCTCGACGTGTACGCCGAGGCGGTGCGCCGGCTCGGCTGCGGCTTCCGCCAGGTGTACGGGATGACCGAGGTCGGCGGGCCCTTCGTCACGCTCGGCCCCGACGAGCACCCCGCCCCCGGGGACGTCACCGCCCGCATCCCCTGCGGGCGCGTGGTGCCGGGCATGTCCGCCCGCGCGGTGGACGAGGGCGGCCGGGAGCTGCCGCACGGCGGGATCGGTGAGATCGTCGTGCGCGGGCCGGGCGTCATGCAGGGCTACTGGAACGACCCGGAGGCCACCCGCGAGATCACCCTCGACGGCTGGATCAGGACGGGCGACCTGGGGTTCGTCGACGACGAGGGGCGCATCCACCTCGTGGACCGCACCAAGGACGTCATCATCCGGGCGGGCCAGAACGTCTACCCCTCGGAGATCGAGCGCGCCCTGCTGACGCATCCGGCGGTCCGGGACGCCGCGGTCGTCGGGATGCCCGACGAGGACTACGGCGAGGTGCCCCTGGCGTACGTGGTCGTGGAGGCGGGCACGGACACGGGCGCGGCGGAGCTGCTGGGGCACGTCGCGGGACTGCTCGCGCCGTACAAGCGCCCGCGGCGGGTGGAGTTCATCGAGCAGGTGCCGCGCAACCCGGCCGGCAAGATCGTCAAGAAGCTGCTGCGGGCCTGA
- a CDS encoding acyl carrier protein yields MSTIRELLVELTGTAEYADAVGDDVDLAASGIDSGDLVRLVLLVEQRLGVEITAEDMERLHTIADYERFVAERSVAGAPGGA; encoded by the coding sequence ATGAGCACCATCAGGGAGTTGCTGGTCGAGCTCACCGGCACGGCCGAGTACGCCGACGCCGTCGGTGACGACGTCGACCTCGCCGCCAGCGGTATCGACTCCGGCGATCTGGTGCGCCTCGTCCTGCTCGTGGAGCAGCGGCTCGGGGTGGAGATCACCGCCGAGGACATGGAGCGGTTGCACACCATCGCCGACTACGAGCGCTTCGTGGCCGAGCGCTCCGTCGCCGGCGCCCCCGGTGGTGCGTGA
- a CDS encoding enterobactin synthetase, with the protein MPGADTTGAGRPAGGPASAPVAVRGAPGRLTVDVLLRLRPRLAAAGLGLGVAVVSEPHLTPAGPAEASAAASMPHRRRQEFLAGRHAARRALRAVGLDCGEIPRSGRLPVFAPGRPASISHSAGIAVAVARAPGRDTPLGCDLELRPLPHGAARLVLREDEEGLLYDTCGWSVTALFSAKEAAWKALRGPDGTGAPGPPGNLRDLRARPSGEALRIERRARPAHAVRVRVVPVGWGVFSYVVGRSAV; encoded by the coding sequence GTGCCCGGCGCGGACACCACCGGTGCCGGTCGCCCGGCCGGCGGTCCGGCGAGCGCTCCGGTCGCGGTCCGCGGCGCACCCGGCCGGCTCACCGTCGACGTGCTGCTGCGGCTGCGTCCGCGGCTGGCCGCCGCCGGGCTCGGTCTGGGGGTCGCCGTCGTCTCGGAGCCGCACCTGACGCCCGCGGGGCCCGCCGAGGCGTCCGCCGCCGCGTCCATGCCGCACCGGCGCCGGCAGGAGTTCCTGGCCGGCCGGCACGCCGCCCGCCGGGCACTGCGCGCGGTGGGGCTGGACTGCGGCGAGATCCCCCGCTCGGGACGGCTGCCGGTGTTCGCGCCCGGGCGGCCGGCGTCGATCTCGCACAGCGCCGGGATCGCCGTCGCCGTGGCCCGCGCGCCGGGCCGGGACACCCCGCTCGGCTGCGACCTGGAGCTGCGGCCCCTCCCCCACGGCGCGGCGCGCCTGGTGCTACGCGAGGACGAGGAGGGCCTGCTGTACGACACGTGCGGCTGGTCCGTGACGGCGCTGTTCTCGGCCAAGGAGGCCGCGTGGAAGGCCCTGCGCGGGCCGGACGGCACGGGCGCGCCCGGCCCGCCGGGAAACCTGCGGGACCTGCGTGCGCGTCCGTCCGGGGAGGCCCTGCGGATCGAGCGGCGCGCTCGTCCCGCGCACGCGGTGCGGGTGCGGGTGGTGCCCGTCGGCTGGGGCGTGTTCAGTTACGTCGTGGGCCGGTCGGCCGTCTGA